CGTAGGCCGGCATGAAGGAACCGGTTATGTCGATCCTGCTCTGCCGGTCGTAGAGCTGCCCCTCGAAGCTGGAGCCGAACACAGGCCCCCGCACGATGCCGTTGGACACGCGCAACGCGCCACCGGCATAGGACAGTTGCGCCGACGCCTGGTCGAAATAGGCCTGGCTCGTCCGCAGGTCCTGCCCCAATGCCTGCGACAGGCTCGACTGGCCTTGCACGGGCGTAGACCCGACGATGCGCTCCAGCCGTGGCTCGTCGACAAGGGTAAAGTCGCGCAGTTGCAGCCGGCCGGCATAGCCGCTGTCCGTCGTGCCCGACAGTTCCAGCAGCGCGCCGCCGCTTTTCATGTTCGCGTAGAGCCCCGAGAACGCCAGGAGCGCGCCGACATTGGCGCTGCTGAGGCTGATCGCGTCCTGGCCGTTGCGCTTGGAAAGGTCGCCGGCGATCTGCCCGTCACCGGCAATGGCCGATAGGGACAGGCCGGTCAGCCGCCCGTTGCGGCTGGCATAGTTCATCGCAAAGTTCTGCAGCGCGACACCATTGAAACCGCCCAACCTGTCGACATTGGCGACGATATCGAGCGATCCGCGCGCGCGCTTGCCCGTCCTGTCCTGCCCCGCCGTGGACTTCAGGTCCTGCAGGATCGCGCGGGCGTCGAATTTCTCGCCTGAAACGTCGATGGCGTAGCCGGCATCCGTCCGTCGCGCCTTCAGGCGCGCCTTGTCGCCCGAATTGAGCGCCAGTTGCGACAGGTCGGCCGAGCGCAACCCCGCCTTATCCGTCACAGCCGAGCCCACCGCCGAAAAGCCTTCCCCTTCCAGGCGGATATCGTCGAGGCGTGTCGCGTCACCGGTTTCGACCATCGACAGCTTCAGGCTGGCGGCAACGCCTTTGCCCTTGCTCCACGCCACGGTCGGGATCTGCAGCGCGCTGTTGGTCAGGTCCGCGCTGAGCCGCGTCGGCCCGTCCGACAGCTCGGCGTTCAGGGTGAAATCACCATTGATGATGCCTGCCAGCGCCGGCACGACCTGCGACACGCGCTCGTCGTTCATCTGCATTGCCACGGCAATGCGGCGGCTGCCTGTCCGCTCTTCACCGAAGGGGATGGAAAGATCGACGGTACTGGGGATCGAATCCATCCGGGCGTCGAAGCGTCCGGTGACCAGCCCCGGCTTGATCGAAAAGCTGCCGGTCATGCCTTCGAAGCGGCGCCCCTCTATGGGCGACCCCGGGCTGGCACCGTCGATCCTGGCTTCGACGGCCCAGTTCAGAAGCTGGTTCGACGGTTCGACATATCGCCCCACGCGCAACCTGGCATTGGCGGCGACGGAACCGGTCCCACTGGCCTCCCGTGGCTCGATATCCAGTGCGCGCAGGGCATTCAACGGTGGCCGCGCCGCGATATCCAGAAGCTGCGGCACACTGCCTGCGGCCTTGATCGACAGGTCGACCAGAAGATCGCGGCGATATCCCGTGCGGGGCTTGGACAGCTCGACAGTGGAATCCGATAGGGTGATTTCCGGCAGTCCGTCCACCATCGCATCGGCCACCATTACCCTGGTGGTGCTGCCGCGTGTCTCAAGACGACCATTGGCGTTGTAGAGCCCCGGCAACGAGCCGACGGTCGAAAGGTCGGCATTGTCGATATCGAGGTCGATGGTGAATTCGTCGGGCCGCGCGGCGCCGAGCTTGCCGAAGGCGCTGCCCAGCCGGTCGAGCCGCGCGTCGATGCGGATGCGCGCATTGGTGGCCAGCGCCGCGTCGCCCATATGGGAGATCACCCAATGACGCGCCCTGCCGGCGATGTTGAAGGGCCAGAAAGCCTTGACGGAGGCGACGCCCATGCGCTCGGACGATACGTCGAGACGCGTCATCGCTTCCGGCGCGCCATAGCCGAACTCGGCTGAGGCGCTCAACACCCCCTCGTCCGTCTCCAGCCGCCCCTCGCTGAGTTCCAGGTGCCGGGCGCCGGGGTCGAAAATGCCGCTGACGGCAAGCTTGCCGTGATGCTCGCCGCCCGATCCGACCGTGGATGTCAGATCCTGCGTACGCAGCCGGAAGGCAAGCCGATCCAGCGATAGGCCCTGCCCGGCCGGGGCTGCCTCGATCGTGCCGAGTGCGGTAAACGACACGTCGCGAAACGCCATCGGGCTCGCCAGCAGCTCGATCTCTTCGGTATCGCTGCGATAACGCAAATTCAGCTCGACCGCCTCAACTTCGGTACGGTTGAGGCCGAGTTGCAGGGCTCCCTTTCCCAGCCTGACCGAGGCATCGGCCTGCAACGGCGCGCCGGCCGAAGCGCGGCTCATCCCGATCGACAACTCCAGCGGGAAATCGGCGCCGAATGGCCGCTCGTCGAACGCATCCTCCTCGGGCGCCGGCGGAAAGACATCCGCCACCTGGATACGGCCAGAGCCAAGGTTCAGGCGGCTGAGCAGACCCGTCTCTTCCGAGAATTCGGCGTCGCCGGCCATGGAGACGGGCAGGCCATCAAGGTCGAAGCGGGTCACCAGTTGCAGGGCACCCACGTCACTGCGGCGCAGTTCCGCGAAGTCGACATGCAACTCGTCGCCGGAGCCGTCGAGCCTCGGTATTCCGGTGATGGAGATATCGTTGAAGGCCACGGTATCGAAATGAAACGAGCGCAGAACCCCCAGATGACGTTCGACATTCTGCAGGATGCCGCCGGCCGTACGGGCCAGGAGCGTGCGCGGCGGATCGGCCTCGACGGCTTCGGCATTCGGCGCCGCGACTTCGGGCGGCGCCGGCTCGCGCGCATCTTCCGTCGGCGGCAGGATCAACGCATTGAGATCGATCCGGGCGCCGGACACCTCGAAGCGGCCGAACTCGAGCCCGCCGCCTGAGATCAGCGGCACCAGCCGCACCGCCACCCCGAAATGATCGATCTCGCTTCGGGCGGAGGGATCCTCCTTCAGCGCCATGCTGACGTCGCTCCAGGTGACGGCAAGCGATCCGTCCCGGCGTAGCTGATATGTCTGCTCGCCGAGCCTTGTGACGAAGCGGGGCCCCATCAAGTTGGCCAGTGCCATCTCCGCCCGCGAGCGGACAAGATCCTGGCCCGGCGTCGTCCCGAGCAGGAATATGACGATCCCGCCGACAGCGACGACCAGAAGCAGGAAAAGGCTTGCGATGGCGCCGGCCAGGCGACGCATCGGCGTCATCCGCATGCGCAGCGGCGCCGCTTCGCGCAGGCAGCGTCGAGATGGCGGAACATGGCGTCGGCGGTCGAGTTCATTCCTACCCTGTCAGTGGCGTCGGCGCGGATCTCTCCACTCCTTTTCAGAACATGACCGGCATGCTCCAAGGTCAATCCGTTTTCCACGCCTTTAAGCCGAAAGGAAGGCTCATCCGATGTTCAACATTGCCGCAGGCACGCCCTGCCCCCAGTTTTCGCTGCCGGACGAAGATGGCACCATCGTTACGCTCGACACGGTGAAGGGGCGGCCCTTCGTGCTGTATGTCTATCCGAAGGACGATACGCCGGGTTGTACGACCGAGGCGCTGGATTTCACCGCCCTCCTTCCGGAGTTCGAGGCGGCGGGCGTTGCCGTGTTCGGCGTTTCGCCGGACACGGTGCAGAAGCACTGCCGCTTCCGCGACAAGCACAGGCTTTCGGTGCGCCTCCTGTCGGACGAAGACCGGAGCCTGATCGGCGCGCTGGGACTATGGGTGGAAAAGCTCAACTATGGACGCCGCAGCATGGGCGTACAGCGCGCCAGCTACCTGTTCGATGCCGATGCGAAGCTGGTCCGCGCCTGGCCCAAAGTATCGGTCAAGGGCCACGCGGCCGAGGTGCTGGAAGCCGCGCGGGCGCTGGGGCACCGATAAAAAAAGAGCGGCCCCCTGCGGGGCCGCTCGCCTGGCTATCCACTGAGGCGGCCTGCGTTATTCGACGTCTTCCACCTTGGCGTCGCCGCCGAAGACCCGATGGGCCAGGGCCGCCTCGATGAACTCGTCGAGGTCGCCGTCCAGCACCTCCTGCGGGGTCGTATGCTCTACCCCGGTGCGCAGATCCTTGACGAGCTGGTAGGGTTGCAGCACGTAGGAGCGGATCTGGTGCCCCCAGCCGATCTCCGTCTTGGAAGCGGCAGCTGCATTGGCCTTTTCTTCCCGCTTCTTCAGCTCGTCCTCATACAGGCGGGCGCGCAGCATGTTCCACGCCGTCGCGCGGTTCTTGTGCTGCGAGCGTTCGCTCTGGCACTGCACCACGATGCCGGTGGCCAGATGC
This genomic window from Aureimonas sp. OT7 contains:
- a CDS encoding AsmA-like C-terminal region-containing protein, giving the protein MRRLAGAIASLFLLLVVAVGGIVIFLLGTTPGQDLVRSRAEMALANLMGPRFVTRLGEQTYQLRRDGSLAVTWSDVSMALKEDPSARSEIDHFGVAVRLVPLISGGGLEFGRFEVSGARIDLNALILPPTEDAREPAPPEVAAPNAEAVEADPPRTLLARTAGGILQNVERHLGVLRSFHFDTVAFNDISITGIPRLDGSGDELHVDFAELRRSDVGALQLVTRFDLDGLPVSMAGDAEFSEETGLLSRLNLGSGRIQVADVFPPAPEEDAFDERPFGADFPLELSIGMSRASAGAPLQADASVRLGKGALQLGLNRTEVEAVELNLRYRSDTEEIELLASPMAFRDVSFTALGTIEAAPAGQGLSLDRLAFRLRTQDLTSTVGSGGEHHGKLAVSGIFDPGARHLELSEGRLETDEGVLSASAEFGYGAPEAMTRLDVSSERMGVASVKAFWPFNIAGRARHWVISHMGDAALATNARIRIDARLDRLGSAFGKLGAARPDEFTIDLDIDNADLSTVGSLPGLYNANGRLETRGSTTRVMVADAMVDGLPEITLSDSTVELSKPRTGYRRDLLVDLSIKAAGSVPQLLDIAARPPLNALRALDIEPREASGTGSVAANARLRVGRYVEPSNQLLNWAVEARIDGASPGSPIEGRRFEGMTGSFSIKPGLVTGRFDARMDSIPSTVDLSIPFGEERTGSRRIAVAMQMNDERVSQVVPALAGIINGDFTLNAELSDGPTRLSADLTNSALQIPTVAWSKGKGVAASLKLSMVETGDATRLDDIRLEGEGFSAVGSAVTDKAGLRSADLSQLALNSGDKARLKARRTDAGYAIDVSGEKFDARAILQDLKSTAGQDRTGKRARGSLDIVANVDRLGGFNGVALQNFAMNYASRNGRLTGLSLSAIAGDGQIAGDLSKRNGQDAISLSSANVGALLAFSGLYANMKSGGALLELSGTTDSGYAGRLQLRDFTLVDEPRLERIVGSTPVQGQSSLSQALGQDLRTSQAYFDQASAQLSYAGGALRVSNGIVRGPVFGSSFEGQLYDRQSRIDITGSFMPAYGINRVFGALPLVGQILGNGNEGGLIGITYRLSGPFGSPTLTVNPISLIAPGIFRQIFSYE
- a CDS encoding peroxiredoxin, which encodes MFNIAAGTPCPQFSLPDEDGTIVTLDTVKGRPFVLYVYPKDDTPGCTTEALDFTALLPEFEAAGVAVFGVSPDTVQKHCRFRDKHRLSVRLLSDEDRSLIGALGLWVEKLNYGRRSMGVQRASYLFDADAKLVRAWPKVSVKGHAAEVLEAARALGHR